The Prochlorococcus sp. MIT 0801 genomic sequence CATCAAAGCTTTCTAAAACAACCTCAAATTCAGTTTTTTCTTCAGCAGCATCAGCACCATCGCCACCAGCAGCAGCTCCTGGAGCGGCCATGACAACGCCGGCAGATGCGGCAGCAGATACACCAAAAGCTTCTTCTATTTGCTTAACAAGCTCTGAGGCTTCAAGTAAAGAGAGACTTTTTAATGAATCTAAGATTTCATCGGTTTTTGCAGACATGGTTTAAATCAGCAACTAAGTAAGTAGAAAACAAATTGTTAAAAAAGGAGGCTCAGCTCTCGCCGCTCTCAGAATGTTGTTTAAGAGATCTTGCAAGCCCAGAAGGAACCTCGTTGATACCAATAGCGATTTTGCTTGTTATGGAATTCAATGCACCAGCAATTTGTCCCATAAGTGCTTCCTTGCTAGGAAGTTTTGCAATCGCTTTGATTTCATCTTGAGATAAGAGTTTGCCTTCGAAAAGACCTCCTTTTGTCTCAGACTTTTGAGTTTCCTTTTGAAATGCTTGTACAGCTTTAACAGCACTACCAACATCCCCTTTGATTAAAACAAAGGCGTTGGTACCAGTAAGCAATGAATCCAAACCAGTCCAAGAATCTCTTCCTTTTATGGCTTGACGCATCAAGGTATTTTTAGTGACCTTGCATACACCATCGCTTTGTTGCAATCTTGAGCGCAAGTCAGACATTTCTTTTGTGGATAAGCCCTTGTAATCAAGAACTAATGCCATTTCGGAGTTGTCTAATAGATCCTCTATTTTTTTGACGATCTGCTTTTTGCTTTCCAGCGTGCGGCCCATAATAATTGGATCGAATCGGGGGAAGAACTGGACATGCGGCCATATTCCCTTATGGGAATCGAGGCCGCTAACGATTCAATCCAAAAAGATAAAT encodes the following:
- the rplL gene encoding 50S ribosomal protein L7/L12, whose amino-acid sequence is MSAKTDEILDSLKSLSLLEASELVKQIEEAFGVSAAASAGVVMAAPGAAAGGDGADAAEEKTEFEVVLESFDASSKIKVLKEVRNATGLGLGEAKALVEAAPKTIKEGATKEDAEALKKAIEAVGGKVTLK
- the rplJ gene encoding 50S ribosomal protein L10; this translates as MGRTLESKKQIVKKIEDLLDNSEMALVLDYKGLSTKEMSDLRSRLQQSDGVCKVTKNTLMRQAIKGRDSWTGLDSLLTGTNAFVLIKGDVGSAVKAVQAFQKETQKSETKGGLFEGKLLSQDEIKAIAKLPSKEALMGQIAGALNSITSKIAIGINEVPSGLARSLKQHSESGES